In Ovis canadensis isolate MfBH-ARS-UI-01 breed Bighorn chromosome 3, ARS-UI_OviCan_v2, whole genome shotgun sequence, one DNA window encodes the following:
- the LPCAT3 gene encoding lysophospholipid acyltransferase 5 — MASAAEGDMEAELTRGLQWGFQDLSLNKLATCLGASEQALRLIISIFLGYPLALFYRRYLFYKDSYLIHLFHTFTGLSIAYYNFGTQLYHSLLCIVLQFLILRLMGRTITAVLTTFCVQMGYLLAGYYNTATGTYDIKWTMPHCVLTLKLIGLAIDYYDGGKDQKSLTSEQQIYAIRGVPSLLEVAGFSYFYGAFLVGPQFSMNHYMKLVRGELTDVPGKIPNSTIPALWRLALGLVYLVGYTLLSPHITEDYLLSDDYENGSFWFRCMYMLLWGKFVLYKYVTCWLVTEGVCILTGLGFNGFDEYGTAKWDACANMKVWLFETNPRFTGTIASFNINTNAWVSRYFFKRLKFLGNKVLSQGLSLLFLALWHGLHSGYLVCFQMEFLIVIVERQAASLIRDSPVLSRLASITVLQPVYYLVQQTIHWLFMGYSMTAFCLFTWDKWMKVYKSIYFLGHVFFLSLLFILPYVRKVMVPRKEKLKKME, encoded by the exons GTTACCCCTTGGCTTTATTTTATCGGCGTTACCTTTTCTACAAGGACAGCTACCTCATCCACCTTTTCCACACCTTTACGGGCCTCTCAATCGCTTATTATAACTTTG GAACCCAGCTCTACCACTCCCTGCTCTGCATCGTGCTGCAGTTCCTCATCCTCCGGCTGATGGGCCGAACCATCACCGCTGTGCTCACCACCTTCTGCGTCCAGATG GGCTACCTTCTGGCCGGATATTACAACACAGCCACCGGCACCTACGACATCAAGTGGACGATGCCACACTGTGTCCTGACCTTGAAGCTGATCG GTCTGGCTATCGACTACTATGATGGAGGGAAGGATCAG AAATCCCTGACCTCCGAGCAGCAGATATATGCCATACGGGGTGTCCCCTCCCTGCTGGAAGTCGCTGGCTTCTCCTACTTCTATGGAGCCTTCCTGGTGGGGCCCCAGTTCTCCATGAACCACTACATGAAGCTGGTGCGGGGAGAGCTGACCGATGTCCCAGGGAAGATACCAAACAG CACCATACCTGCTCTCTGGCGCCTGGCCCTGGGCCTGGTCTACCTAGTGGGCTACACCCTCCTCAGCCCCCACATCACCGAAGACTATCTCCTCAGCGATGACTACGAA AACGGCAGCTTCTGGTTCCGCTGCATGTACATGCTGCTCTGGGGCAAGTTCGTGCTGTACAAATATGTCACCTGTTGGCTGGTCACG GAAGGCGTGTGCATTCTGACGGGGCTGGGCTTCAATGGCTTCGACGAGTATGGGACCGCCAAGTGGGATGCCTGCGCCAACATGAAGGTGTGGCTCTTTGAAACCAACCCCCGCTTCACGGGCACCATTGCTTCTTTCAACATCAACACCAACGCCTGGGTGTCCCG CTACTTCTTCAAGCGACTCAAGTTCCTCGGAAATAAAGTTCTATCCCAGGGCCTGTCGTTGCTATTCTTGGCGCTCTGGCACGGCCTCCACTCAGGGTACCTGGTCTGCTTCCAGATGGAGTTCCTCATTGTTATTGTGGAGAGACAG GCTGCCAGCTTGATTCGAGACAGCCCGGTCCTGAGCAGGTTGGCCTCCATCACCGTCCTGCAGCCCGTCTACTATCTGGTGCAGCAGACCATCCACTGGCTCTTCATGGGTTACTCGATGACCGCTTTCTGCCTCTTCACATGGGACAAGTGGATGAAG GTGTACAAGTCCATCTATTTCCTTGGCCACGTCTTCTTCTTGAGTCTACTATTCATATTGCCTTATGTCCGTAAAGTGATGGTGCCCAGGaaagagaagttaaagaaaatGGAGTAA